The Haliaeetus albicilla chromosome 4, bHalAlb1.1, whole genome shotgun sequence genomic sequence TGCCTCCGCCCGCCGGCTTCTCCACAGCGGCGCTGCCGCCTCCAGCCCGCGCGGCGCAGCGCCCGGCGCGgctcccactgctgctgttgAAGACTCCGCGCCCAGCTAAAGCGCAGCtcggcgggcggggcggggcctcCCCGCGCAGGGGGAGGGGGCCGCGCCGTTCAGGGGAGGAGCGCGGCCAATCCGCCGCGCCCGGGGGCGGGGCTCGGCGCGGGGCAGGCCGCCCTCCATTGGCGGGGCGCCGGACGCGGGGACGTCCCTCCTGCTGCGCGCGCCGCCgcgcggcgggaggggggcgGTGGCGCGCGGAGCGGTATTCGCTTTCCCGGTCAGGGCGGTGAGGGAGGTGGGGGTAGTGGCGAGCGCCCCGAGCAGCACTGCTCCCTGCTTCAGGGGAGGTGAAGATATAACCCCCGCTATGCAtaagtaattaaaaagaaaccccccaaataattttttagcatttttattggGGATAACAACttggaaatactttaaaatattcaccAGCATCACCTTCCTTTTCTCAAAACTCCCCCTCAAAGCCCTGAGGTGACTATGGGCACAGAGGAAGTGTCCCGGTTCTCCCTCAGGCTTTGAAGTAATGCAGACAGCCATGAGATTGCATAGAAAtcctttattatattttatgtggagaaagtaattaaaataaggCATTCTGGATTACAGGTAAACATAGCGGTCAGTCATACATTCATTCCCTCCCCCTACAGCTGGTGGCTGCTGTGCAGTAACCACGTGTGCATATAGGAACAGCAGCCAAAGTTTCATGTTCTACTTCACCACAGTGATACTTCTCAAGGGGAAATACAAATTCACACTTATATTAACATTtaacttttgtttatttgttaaGAACATGGCTTCTCTGGAGAAGAGGTTGATTCTGAAAAGTGAGGGTTAGATTCAATATAATGGCATCAAGTCTGAAAGACTGAGCTACCCATAATGTTCCAGACACAAAATCACCTTTCACTACCAGAACTTTTGGAACCCAGAGAACTACTCTGTGTTGTCCAAAGATATTTAAAGTGAAAGTTCATTAAATATTAGATATCCTGCATACGAGTGCACTGTTactaacactttttttttttagtgtcacTTCCTTGAAAGAATACAATACACCACATTCATTTTACTTACATTCTGATGTCTGATTTTATGCCATATATTGACACAAAAGGATTCTAGAAGACTCTCCAAAGTAGTAAGCATCTGCCCTACTTGTCATTGACAATGTCTCTAGCAATAAgttctttcattatttcattgGTACCACCATAGATTGGCTGAACACGGGCATCCACAAAAgctctgagggaaaaaaaaaacaaaacaaggaaaaattaaaaataactcctCAGAGTGGACATacaatcaaaagaaaaagatgtcaAGTTTTATCTTTGAAGACCCCTCTTTTCAAACTATGCTATTCCCATTTTTAAAGAGGTTCACATTTTCAAAGAGGTTTCGACTAcctaaaatatttcatctttccAAGGTACTGTGCCAAACTAGGAATTTGGTCAGTATCTCTTccctggttttttgtttgcattgtaAAGTCTCCGATATCTCCcctaattaaacaaaaataaaacaaagctctATAAAACCAGACTTCTACCAGGTTTTGCCTGCCAGTTCTTGTTCCCTCCTTTCCTCATGTCACCTGAGCATTAACTCAACCCTGGACACCAAAGCCCCCATTCACCCACCACACACATCCTGCAGAACAGCAAGCCTCCATGAACTGCAAGACCCAGGAGCCTCACTGTTGTGAAAAAACAACTCCTGCAGAGCCAAATTGATAGTTATCGTGGAAATTTGCTCTAATGTCCTGGCCTGTCTGATCCTGTCAAGAGGACTGCTAATGGTGCTGTCAGTTATTTCTTTGAGGTGGGACTCAAAACACCTcggaggaaaagaaagtgccaaCTAGTTTCACATCAGCGGGCTACAGCCTTCTACTGACACCAGTTCCAGCTCCATTTGGGCCAGCAGCTGAAAAGCTGCATGTAGCCAAACCATTTACATCCTCATGCTGGAACCGGCCCCAGTACATGCACCGCTGGTGACAGCACACAGGACGATGACAGTGTGCTTTTCCATCTTAATTCTGCTTCATTATACAGAGAGCAGCCCAGGAGCAATGCGGCATTCTCTGGAAACACACATGTTGCTGAACCACGGGGATAATAAAACCCTGTATGGACAACTACTGCACACATAGATAAGTAGGGGTTGGAGGACACCCTGAACAGGGCTTGCTGGCCTTCCTATTTAGTAAGATAGGGTGCAGAACACTCACAAATTACACTCATTAAAAATGTGcaggaaaaagttattttaaagcaacattTCATATTCTTAATgtatttagaataaaaaaaaccctaaacctactcagttaaaaaaattagtttatcTGCTTATGACAACTGCATAGCAGTCCTGTTTTGGCTGTTTCTACTACCAGAtcaccctcttttttttttttttttttttaataaataaaaacagcacCCAAAAAACTCTTCTTAGTGTGTCAAATGGCATGTACACAAAAGGAAGCACATCTTCACAGATAATACacaaagaaatatataaaagaacTCCATAAATGTCCCTAAATTCATAAAGTAAGCAAAAAATCACGAATGGCAAATTCCTCTTTCTACATATAAATCTCTtagctttttcatttaaaaaggtGTAAAAAAGGTGAATGTAGCCAGCCATGTGCTTGATTAGGCAATTTGTTATTTCGTGGTATTACACAAGATTTAGACTGACCaatatgttttccttccttcacaCGTATGCATTTAATTTCAGATAGAACATACAAACTAGCTcccctcatttttatttttttccattgcttctctgtttttcaattaacattttcttccagaaaagcaACTTCTGTTTTGTGAAAGAACAGATAATAACTGCTCAGCAGCTTATGAATTATTTGGAGAATCAAAACAAAGCCTTCCTGCAGACATCTGTACAGTAGATTGCCTTTCAACAACCACGATGAGAAAAGGAACAGTAAATCAACACTAACACAAAACAACTAACAAGTAGACCTAAAGAAGAGCCTCATTTCACTTTGCTGGTAATCTTTCGTCATTCAAGTCTGAAATGTTACACTTACTTTGCTATTGGATACTCCCACATGTACCCCCATCCTCCGTGCAGTTGCACACACTGAGTAGCTATGTTGTTTTGGAGATCAGAAGACCTTAAGTGGCcgaaaataaatttgtttttagAAGGATGTTATGCTGTGAAACATTACTAGAGATACAGATAAGTTAGCACGACAAGAATATAACCAAACTTTTTACTCTATATAACTGCTATTAAATGCTGGCCATTAAAATACTTTACATTCTGagagacttttttcttccttcatgattggtaagaaataaatactgttcaatttaatatattaaagatttgttttccttatgGAAGAgcttttggagaaggaaagctttCAAAACAGGCAAGCTTGTTTACCTTTCTCACAGGCCAAGAGATTTCTTTTGTAAAGCAGGTTGATATAGTCTCTTTTCATACCAAATCCCTCAGCTTTGTCAAAAATTAACAGCATCGCAGGCTTCCCCGCCACTAGCAACATGCCAGAATGTTCTTTGAGTATAACCATCACCTGGggataatttattttcctcagtagattttacagttttcaattctaaaaaaaaatactgtaattctTAAACAGGATTGCTCGCTGCAAAATATGGATTTAACtgcaaaataagattttaacTGCACTCGAAGTTCAagctaaagttaaaaaaaagacacgaaaaaaacccaacactttcTAAGCATACAACTTTCAGAGTGGCAAcagaagtaaagaaaatgaCAATTCAAGCCAATTGCTTCTCATGGAAAAATGTAAGAgtccttttctccaaaccacCCCCCATCCAGCTAAATCCTTAGAGCGTATTATACCAATGTTAAGTCTGCAGCAGTGAGGCACTGCAACTGTCTCTcctaaatacattttcaaattaatttaggTATATAATACAACCTGCCACCATGAAATAAAACCTACAGACCTTTCATCAGATATTAGAAAAGAGATACACAAACTATGTTTTAAAATCCTTCAAAGCTCTAACTCAAGTCATTGACTATTACAAAAGGTTTGAAGCAAAATTAACTGGAGTTGGTGTCCTGAAATATTAGGGAATAAAGCAATTCTACATTCAAGCATTTTCTAGACCATATAAGATAGTTTTATGGAAGGGAGTCACAGGGACTCCGCTAGAGAAAGGGGAAATCTATAACAAATTGCGACGCTAAACAGTTGGGAGGGTGGGGGAGTTTCAAATGCTTTACTTCCTCAACAACTTTCCCAACACAAGTCTACATATCTGAGCTGGCACTAGttgtttcctcctcctcaaaTGCCTCTCAATTCCTCTGCTTATGTACCTGGTACTTCTAGGTAATCAGTGCCAGGAATAGCATGCAATCAAAATCCTTCCTCTCATAAATATTCTCTCTGGATTCCCTTAGCATTCTCTACTCATTTCctctatatttatttttaaaagtctagaATCTAAACCTATGCATCTTCcataaaattatttgttcatGTCTGATGTGCTTTTTTGTCCCATCCttgcaagcaaaataaaactataCAAATTCATGTGCTACTCACTATcttaaaatgtttctatttatcCAGCTTTCTCTGGTTAAACCTAAGTTGACAGATAGATAACACCACCAagcccagggagagagaggaggagttCTGGCCAATAAAGGAAAGCACTGTTTAGTCTCAGTTACAGCAATAGCTGTAGCCAACTATTTCTTCCCAAAACCAGAGAGCTTCAAAAACTGGCTGGGCAAAACAGCTATTGCTAAGTAACATTAACTGAAAAGTATCGTACGAGCTTCAAATAAACCcgtgcttttaaattaaaaaaacaccaaacacaacaaaatcaaaaaaacacccaacaacAATTTGCTAcagtaaaatgtaaatgtttgtcTAAATGCCAATGAAGTACTCACTTTTACTTGATGCTAAAGCTGAGTCCTGATCTTGTTATTAATGGAAGcctattttaaaagctattgtTTTGAAATTGATCTGTTTAACCAACACTGGTTTTCAATGTAACTTGGATTTTTGTTGACTACATGACTAAAGTTAAAGCTAGAGGTCTCTATTAGAAATTGACAATGTTATTATTAATCAGACAGTAATTTTATCTTTTCGTTAGATCTGAACAGTGTTTTTATCATTAGACTCCTGTCAAGATCATGCAAGTAACACTTCCAAATTACTTTAACCACATACCAATACTTTGCCATAGAAGCTGTGGAGGAGTCCAGACGTTTATCTGCATGCAGCTGCAAACAGTTGTCCATAAATGCTCGGCCCACGCAAATCTGCGTTTTCATTTCTGCCAACTTGTGCTGTACCGTCTTATTTTGGAAGTGGAtagaggaggcagaggaaagaaagagcagaagtAGTACAGTTTTAAAGTGATATTTGAAGTAGGAAATGGAGCATTTCCTAAGAGGATTTCTGTTAGAAATCACCATTTCAAACAACTTTGGCTCTGTACACCAAAAGACAGCTTACTTTCCATACAATTATGTCTTTACCAATCTTATTAGAGAAAAGTACTGCCCTTTACTTCTCAAGACCAACTCAAAACATGACCTTAAGAGAAAAACCCCAAGAGCCTGGAAACAAATTCCTAGAGAGCACAGAGTAGGAGGCACTGGGTGCTCTGTCACCTTCAGCTCCCTCTTGTGGGGGAATGTCCTTTCACTCTGTAGAGCCACTAACTTCCCCAATTAATAACATTTCATCATCTATTGAATGCTTTTTCTATGCATTCAGTCCTTCAGAGTTTAAGTCACATGCAAAGAGACacaagcaaaatgaaaggaaattttagaCTAACTATCAGAAGGTTTTTCAACACTGAGCTCTGCCACATTGGAAAGGAGTTTTGATGTAAAAGAGGTAAAAATCCTTCGCTAAGATTATGTAAAACCAGACCAAGCAAGCATTCAACCATCTTCTTGTAAATCTGGTAGGGAGGGGATAAAAACACCACCCAGTAACAAAAGTTTTTTCTAATCTCACAGTTCTAAAattgtatatataaaaaaatcttcttgcTTCCCTTGACAATAAATACAATGGACCAGTCTACTATTACAAAGAAAAGATTTGATTTCAAACACTGTCCTGTAGCATGACTAAACAAATTAAGCAAGCCAGAGCTCTAATTGAAAGGATTTTTGATTATGTGCACATTCTAGCCATCAGCaacaaaaaggaaactgaaaaggTATGCACAAATGGATTATTTTGGCAAAAATAATATACTTCATGAAGTTTATTGGCCGCCTGGTGGTCGACAGTGGGCTAGCCTAAAAAAGGAGCAGATTATTTTGGATGCCTCTGCACAGTGAACTACTACAATTACGAAGCATCCCCtacctacattaaaaaaaaaaaggtgaaatacatttcttttgtgTTAAAGCTGCACGCTGCACACACTAAATTCCATCTGGAATTATAGATTTTTGAATGTtaactttaaaaacagatgaagaTCATAATTTCCTGAAAGATACTTAGCATTCCAGCCCCTAAAGGGCCCAATTCTGCTGCTATTCACAAATAAAGATTTGATTTTGACAAAGGAAGTCTCAGGACTTggattatttaattatttcaaaaatattaaaaaaaaaaaaaaggatgtcaACATCCTCTAACCCATATGAGTCACTTCTATCCTATAAACCAAACATGCAGGAGCTTGGTCTGCTTCAGCCCTAACAGCTAATGTGGTTTTTAGGAAAATTGTAACATCACAATACTGCGGAAAGCAACATCTGTTTTATGACTGCAACTAAAGAGCGTAGGCATAAATGTCTCAAAACACAATTAGCTACCACTGTCAGGAGCAAGGTATGCTCACAGAGAATGACCCAACTGTTTTATATGCAGTCACTTAAATACCCAGCTAGCTGAGGAATCTCATTACAATACCCATAAAGCTGAATACAAACACCCCTGCAGGCATTCAGGCAGCAAGGTCACTGCCTGGGAACCCCCACCAGCATCAGCCTCAAAGTTCATTTTTCTGCAATGCATTACGTGCAGAGGAACGCAATACCTGCAAGTGCACCAAGCTCTTCTGCAGTCTGTAGGATTCCAGGCAGATACAGAAATATATGCAGGTGTGACAGACCCTGTGATTAGGGCCTCCAACAGTAAAATGCAAGGCTAAGAGCAGCAAGgtaatttttcttcagcagcagcaaaaagccAGTATAGTTTCTACCTGCATATTTCACTTCcaaaagcagcactgctgggaggTATCTAACTGAATCATACATTAAGGCTTTTGTGATGTTGggtttttgaattttttttgtttttcaaaaatgaacAATGGGCATGGAGGTTAAAAACAGCCACAGTCCAACAGTGAAACCTGTGCAAATAGTCCTTTGAAAACAGGTCAGTGATTTTCATTTGCTATTTCACATACACAGATGTAAAGCAAATGCACACTGGAATCTGTATGCAAATCTCTCAGTTCAAACTCACCTGCAAGTGTGCAATTGTCTTCCCAAAAGCTCTTCTTTGCTTCACATAATTCCTTGTTTCTTCAAACATGAATTCACAACTGGCAAGAGCCATATCAGCAATTAGCAgtctttcctttcaaaacacaAGTTACAGAATCCAGTTGAATTAGTTATATATTTCTCCACATCAGATGCACAATTGGGACACAGATGTTCATTATTGTTCATTAAGGGAGGGGGGGCAGAAGTCACACTAAGTATTAAACCAGACACACTGCATTACTGAAATTAATGAGTGGGACAAATGCCTTGCTGCCTGAAGCTCACTTTTAAGTCTTCTCCGGTGTAATGTTCTATCACAGCAATGCCTCAAAAAATAGCTATAAATCAACCACAAGACTCTTACTGACTGAAAAATTCACATCGAATTCTATTTCAGTTATTGGTTTTCACTGCTCAGTTTAAACAACAACTGTATTTAACAATTTCAATAGGACACCtctagaaaaaacaaaacctacaaaaaacctggttgttttttccttcctcataACATGTTGAAAAACAGAAACTAAGAACAGAACAGTTACTTCTAGCACCACTGAAATCATCCAACACATCACGTTGAACCTGTTCACGAGTACTTCTTTAAACCAGTCAAAAATTTCCTTTGATCAGGTTTCATATTTactcacagtaaaaaattaaataaacatgaTCCCTACCAGATGAGGCAAATACAAAGTCATAGTTTTGATAAAGCAcattcacattttgaaaaaccACATTGCCTTTTTGTCCTCGCAAATAATACCAAAACTTCATAAACTAAGTCATAAACTGTTATTTCCACTAGCAAGGTATTTTGGCAACTGAACAATTTCTTTACTTTGCTATATGGACAAAGAAAGAGTTCCTTATATCTTTAATATGCTCCTACTGGTAGAAGAGCTAGAACAACAgtgcttgcttgtttctttaaagagaaTGCCAAATGCATCAGAGACTTCCAAGCTATATTTAATTTATGAAGCGAAGTGGTTCCATGCTAGAAGTATACAAACAAACCTGTGGTATGTTCTTCTAAATACACTACCCTCAGGTTCTTCGATAGCTGGGCTGTTGATTAAGAGATCTGGCTTTGAGCTGGTGGGATATCAACATTTTTACCAATACCTAAAGAATTGCACTTTTAGCACTAGGAACTGTGTACTTCAGATAAAAAGCAGCAATACCAACACAATGTTGCCTACACACCCTGATTCTGAGCCCAACCTGGCTCCCCACGATACATAATCTTCAAGACTAAGGCAGATTCTTGCAATGACAAAAATTGTCTCTGTATTCTTCCCACAGACAGCAAACACTCACGTTCCTCTTACCTGAGGGAGCTCTGCCATCAGATAATAGAAGcctttgttctcttttccaAGCAAGGCACTGGCTGGCAACCGCACATCTTCAAaaaacagctctgctgtgtCCTAAGAGGATTTTAAATGCAACAGTTTATAGCTTGACGTTCTGATCTCTTCATTCCACTTcttttgctccatttttttcttggtattgTACACTTTAACttgaaatcatagaatcatttaggttggaagggtcCTCCAGAGGTCATCTAATTTTATCTCCTACTCAAAGCAGCTCCAGCAAAGCAAGCAGCTGAGGGCCTTGTCCAGTTATGCTTCCCAAAGATGAAGGCTCCATGACCTCTCTGGGCCCCTGCTCCAGTATCTGATCACTTTtatggtgaatttttttttcttgataccTACTTAGAATTTTCCTTAATGTAACTTGTGCCCCTTGCCACTATCCCTTCATTGTGCCCCTCTAAGAAGGATCAGGCTCCACCACCTCTACAGCCAACCGTTAACTACCTAAGACACCAGTAAGATCCTGTCCTTTCAGGCTTCTTCAGAGTGAACAAATCCAGCTTCCACAGCCTCTCCTTGCACATCACATGCTTCAGACTTCCATAGGCAAACTCAGCATACATATTCTACATATGTATCATTTGTGCTCTAAAGCCTAAGAACTAGAATAGCACCACAGTTCCGTTTTACATTTCTTAAGCTAAAGCTAGGCATTAAATGGTCCAAGTCTATTATGTGTTAGGGGTTGTATGAACTCACTTGAGCTTTCAGGCCAATCTTGTTCAGTTTGCGTCCTTTGATGAAACCTTTGGTTCCATTTTGCACCAGAAAAAGGCTGATCCCATGAGCAGGAGATCGGGCTTCCCGGTTTGTAACTGCAACCACGATCACGACATCGCTCATCCAACCATTTGTGATAAATACCTGTAAAAAATGCAAGTTGGAATAAATCAATGAGCTAGGTGGATAAAAGTTAGAAGAGATCatcaagcagcagaaagaaaaactgcatcAATACTTTCATAGGTGAAATGAAAGGCAAGGTGTCCAGAAGAATTTTAAGCTTTAAGCTGTCTGAATTAAGTGTTTTGAAACAAGGTCTATTAAAGCAGGAACTAGTTTTTGAAGTATTGTGTGGGTCAGAAGTGTGAAGTTAAAGAACATATAtatctgtttcttttgtctgtCCCATGATAAAGAAGGAATATGGTATCAAATGTAGGTACTAAATGGAACACAAGAGGTTCTCTTCTCTAGAAATTAAATTAGCAAGGTATAACATGCAAAACTATCAATGGCATCTTGTCACAACTGCTTACAATAATCCTGTAGAATGGCTCATGAACCTGCCAAAGTGATCCATCTTAACTCCAGCAATAGAAATGAGCTATCTGTCCTGCTTGGCTTCAACTGTGCAGCATGAGCAAGTATCCTTTTGAACACCTGTATGTACATACTTGCTTGCACATATTCTCACCACTTGAAGTTCTGCTAAGGCTGGAAGTCTCTATCAGTACCATGTTATCAGCAGGAGTACAAAagaaggggggaaggaagaagattAAGACATttcatagctttaaaaaaaaaccccattgaACCCACACTTTCATTTGAACACTATTTCTGCCTTCTTGGTTTTTATTTCGGCAATAAAAGGTCAATGCTGCCAGCTTTACAATGGCTTGACAACACACACAGAGCATCTgatgcagtttgttttttttcttgtaacatGACCAGCAGCTCCTGAATAAGGATTCCACAGCTTGCATTGTGGCAACACAACTTTTTCATCAGGCCACAGAAGATTTCACAGTGGTAGTATATATATTTTGTTGTTCAACCTCGGTACTAAAAACCAGCCCTGGTCCTGCTTATACTATGCAGGCTTTGGggattttccccttttcttctttaaggGGAAATAGGCCTTTGGATAGGGTGATTTAAAAGCTATGAAAAGAAGCTACTCAGGTCCTTCCATAAATTGGTCCATAAACTGCCAGCAAcagatatataaaaaagaaatacaacagtcctattaaaaaagtaactgggaaaaaaacaccacacaacataacccacagaaaaaacaaaggtgAAAGGACTGGAGGGAGATACTAACAGTGGTGTATATCCTTCAGTGTCTAAATACATTCAGTTCCCAAGTCTATGAGCGGTATATGTCTGTTCACTTACCTTACTCCCATTAAGAATCCAGTCACTTCCATCCTTTTTCGCATATGTTCGTATCCCCTGCAAGTCACTAAAATGAAATTCATAAGGTCCTTCAAGAAACCATTCCAGAAGCTGCAATTTGTATCTTGAATTCTACCCAGTATAAAGCAAGGTAGGTATTTATACTGTCCAGGCACCAGCTCAGTGAAAATACATACGAGGATAGTGAAACACTGTGAAATAGCTTAGAGTGCAACACAGAAACCCTAAGCATGCTGTGGAAAGGGATGATAAATCTATGCAATTGTACAAGAGCATGAAGTCCCATTTTAACATATCTGCTTGTGGAAGGTGGTGTAATACAAGCACTGACACCAACAGGTCAGCATCCCCTTATGCCAATATGCCTTAGATGACAAACACCAGACAAAACCACACCCTCCAAGCAGGCTCAACTCTGATGAGGAGGCTCTTTAACAAGCCACTGGCAACATCTACCATTTGTAGAATCATGGTACCAACAGGTTTTGCTgttcacctgcccctctctgtTTTGAAGCTGGCCAGATCAGGTGTGTCTGCTCCAAACATGTGCTGTCTGCCCTTCAATAATTAAGGGCAAGGAGGGACATTTCTGCTTGAAATgattcagaggaaagaaaataaggtgTTCTGTTCCACAACAAAAGCTAGTAGTCAAGCCCTCTTTATCAAGGTATGGAATTTTCTCCTGACTACATTTCAGATTAAAAGTACGTTCACATGGCAAGCAAGTTAGTGACTATAAACACAAATACAAAGCATATTTGCCCACAGTGGGACAATACTGAAATGGATTCTGAGCAAGTATCTTGAAATAACAAAGCTATAATAAAGTAATCTATAAGTAACAGTTGGTTTTGAGGTTGGTTTTATCCTAATCTAGGATACTGTCTAGCCACTAAGATAACCACATAACCAGGAGGGTCAGGAATTTTTTTCATGGAGAACATTACATGCTGTTTACTAATTTAAGACCATTGTTTTAGTATTTATTTAGCTTACCTGCCAGCCCCAGGTTCTGTCATGGCAATAGCTCCAATACACTTGCCTGCAACCATTTCAGGAATAAAGTGTTTAATCTGTTCTTCAGAGCCATAGTTTGCAATGTAGGGCATGACTATATCTGAATGAAGGCTGAATCCTGGACCAGTACAGTTAACATACATCcttggggagaagggaaaaaagaaaaaaagttcaaacAGAAGTACTACAAAGATTTAAACATTGAAATTTACACAGTTACAATAGACCCAACAATGAAGAAAGGCCCACCACGCAAAAGTCTCAGACATAATCTAAGTTTATGGCACTTGTACTGTTATTTATAGAATGTACTTTCACAGCCAAATGAGTGTATAACCTACCAGACTAACTATGATGCTTCCCCCAGCCACAGAGTCCTAACAGCAGAGCACAATGACATTTGTTACCTAAACAAT encodes the following:
- the ACADL gene encoding long-chain specific acyl-CoA dehydrogenase, mitochondrial, which translates into the protein MAARLLRLRRSLRAVGPRPFSVQASPLQTEQHGTKRPEPSSAKSLTDIGTRRIFSSDHDIFRESARKFFQEEVLPFHTEWEKDGQVSRELWEKAGQQGLLGVAIAEKHGGIGADILSSAVVWEEQMYVNCTGPGFSLHSDIVMPYIANYGSEEQIKHFIPEMVAGKCIGAIAMTEPGAGSDLQGIRTYAKKDGSDWILNGSKVFITNGWMSDVVIVVAVTNREARSPAHGISLFLVQNGTKGFIKGRKLNKIGLKAQDTAELFFEDVRLPASALLGKENKGFYYLMAELPQERLLIADMALASCEFMFEETRNYVKQRRAFGKTIAHLQTVQHKLAEMKTQICVGRAFMDNCLQLHADKRLDSSTASMAKYWSSDLQNNIATQCVQLHGGWGYMWEYPIAKAFVDARVQPIYGGTNEIMKELIARDIVNDK